In the genome of Chloroflexota bacterium, the window CGCCTGCTTCTCGCGGAACTCGGTCAGCGAGTCGTAGTTTAGGTGCAGCATCGGCTCCTGGAGGATGGCGTCCGGGCCGTCCAGCGTGGCGACCTCGTGCACAGAGACGCCCTCGTCGTAGCGGGCCGCCGTGCGGCGCAGGAGGCGCAACTGCCGATCCGGCCACCAGCCGGCGTGCTTCACCCACTCCCCGGCGATCACGTTTCGGCGCGGAACCCAGCAGCCGGCCGTCTCGCCCGCCGTGGCGAGCGTCCTCCGGACCTCCTGCGCCAGGGCCGGCGTGATGCGCTCGTCGCCGTCGAGGAACAGCACCCAGTCGCTGGAGGCCAGGTCGAGGGCGGCGTTCCGCTGATTGGGCCAGCCGCGCCAGGGCCGCGTGACCACCCGCGCGCCATGCGCCTCAGCGAGAGTCACTGTCGCGTCGGTGGTGGCCGCGTCCACGATCACCAGCAGCTCGTCGGCCCAGGCCGCGCTCACGAGGCACCCTTCGATCAGCTCGGCCTCGTTCAGCGCCACGACCGCCACGGTCACGGTCGGGCCGGGCCGCTCGCGTGCGGCCATCAGTACCCGACCTCGATCCAGGTGCCGCCCAGCTTGTCGTCCTGAAACGCGATGCCCTCGTGGATCAGCCCGCCGTACAGGAAGAAGCGATTCTGGGGCGGCCCGACCATTCGGTCAAGGTTCGGACCGTGCTCCATCCTGATCCGGCCGGTGACCGTCGTCTCGGCGCCGGGCTGCAGATCGGTCCCCAGGCCCCAGCGATACGGGTACTTCGAGCCGCTGGCGGTGGGCGACCCGGCCCAGTCCACCCCGATCCGCCAGACGCCGAGCCGGTCGATCAGACCGTGCTGCTCGATGCTGGCGAAGTTGTCGAAGCTGCTGTAGGTGTAGCCCGGAGCCGGCCCGCCGGTCCGCAGCGGCACCGTCCCGACGTTCCGCACCACCGCCTCGACCGTCACCTCGTCGCCGAGCATCAGCCGCCGCGGCG includes:
- a CDS encoding glycosyltransferase family 2 protein: MAARERPGPTVTVAVVALNEAELIEGCLVSAAWADELLVIVDAATTDATVTLAEAHGARVVTRPWRGWPNQRNAALDLASSDWVLFLDGDERITPALAQEVRRTLATAGETAGCWVPRRNVIAGEWVKHAGWWPDRQLRLLRRTAARYDEGVSVHEVATLDGPDAILQEPMLHLNYDSLTEFREKQARFAKLEAATLWEHGIRPRPHSVVLQPIREFRRRTVELGGIRQGPLGLRLGAEMAYAAFQTYRELLRMKRAEQTSTARERSTAPA